TTATTTGGTCATTGTCAACCATAGCTGTTGGGCATCCTTTTATGTCATCCTTCTTAATGTAGTTGCATTTGGAACTTGAACATATATTTTCCACCTGTGATTGTTGGGCTTTTTCTTCCATATTCCCTCCTAAACATAAGTTCAATTTCAGACTGCTTGAAGGAGAAAACTCAGCACCAGAATCAGGGCATTCTGTGTCATCAAGAGAAAAAATAATTGATCCAGTGTAGAGCATCATAAAAAGAGCAAaatcatttcaaattttcaatcagTTCTTTTGAAGATCAAAGATGCATCACATATTCACAATCGCATTGCAAGTCAAAAATTTGTTGCCAGCACTACATGAAAAGTTTTGTACTAATGCAGACTAATTGAACTCACCGGCACAAGGATTAATCTCAGCATTGTTCTCTGAGGGGCCATCTTCCCCACTTCTCTTCTCGATTGCACTCACATTTAGTTCTTGAGAATCTTGACTAATGtcaccatgaacaaaaccttcTTGCAGTACTACTGCTTCACTGCTGATCCATGGCTCTTCCGAAACTTCATCAGATGCTTTTAGACTGTCTTCTACCTTGAATGTGGCAATGAGATTGTCGTAACAATTATTACTTCCCTCAGTTCCGCAGGGGAAATtacctatagaattgtgaaaacAGTATATACTAGTGCATCATTCCTCAGAAACAGTCAGAAAATTGCCATTTGGAGAAATACATGCAAACTTGCaaagtaaatataattacaataggTTATAacaataaacataataaaataaaatatatctgTATACCATGAGCTCCCAATGGTTCAGCAAATTTGAATGTTTCCTCTATTTCAGAGTCAACACTCCCAGGCAAATCATTTTTCTGTAATTCTGCATGATTTTAGTGATATTGTGTGAATTAAGGGACATAAAATGACAAGATTCCTAAAAACTACCAGgtctaataaattaaaactctTATTATATCACTGCATTCAAAACTGGCCTTGCTGGTGTTCTTTTGCTTTGTTCAAAGCAAGTGTAGGGCATAAAATGACATCAACAAGAAGTCAAGAATAGTTTGAACTGAAAATTATTAAGACAACATATAGCAGTAGTAAATCAAAGAACTACAAGTGCCCAATAATCCTATtctaacatatttttttaaattgcttaCCTGCATCAGATGCCTCAATCATTTTATCCATGTAGAAGTCCTTGACATTCTCTTCATCTGTACCTCTAACACTTTTGGGTGTGGAGAACAGCAGTCTAAGATGATCATCTGTGATTAGGCAAATAAGATACTGAATATTAGAAATATTCATAAATAACAAGAGCAAATTTCCCATCCAAAATGAAACACTTTAAAATAACTCTTGCCCATTGTCAATAGCGAACTTCAAAGGAGTAATCCAATGTGAAGCTTCATGAACAAAAGTGGTTGTACAGTCAAAAAATTGTAAGCTACCCTCATGAAACACTCAACATTGCAAATAGATGGCACTCAAAACAACTACTTTAGATACCTTGTTCCAGACCGTCAAATTTTTCTATACACTCACAGAGGACTCTGTCCATTTCTAAGCCATGTGTACTGTCATTTTGAGAAGTGCTTTTAATGCTGGTGGGTGTAGAAAACAATAATCTGAGTTGATATTCTGTCATCAGgcaaataattatttagaaatacattaaaatgtaaaagaaattgaattaaGAGATAAATTTCCTGTATTTCTGAGTACCACAATAAGAAGCATCATTAAGAAGAATGAATGGAACagcaattataaaaaattaaaagtatttaaaagaaaGCATCCTATTCCTCATGAAGTTGGAGAAAGAAAACTGCATTCTGAAGAAAGTGATAATATATTCAATAGCTTCAAGTTTACTAACCTTGTTCAGTGCTATCAGATCCACATTCACAATTAGAGAGGCATCTATGACTTTCTAAGCCATTGGTACTTTGATCACTGCACTTATCATTTCCATTGGGGCATGAAACATCACCAGAGGTTGTAAACAACTTTCTGAGTTCTTCACCTGTTATTTGTTAAGATTTGTGCAAATTAAATTCATCAAAACAGAAAATGCAAATTAGGAATAAAAGTTCCTATACATACAAttataagaaattaagaatattGATCTAGTTTGGTTACCTGCAATGGAAGCATCTGTGAATTGACCTGATGTTTTGTTGCTATCCATGTAGCAGGCATTGGCATTCTCTTCACAAGCGCTTCCATCTTTGATGGGTGTGGAAAACAGCAATCTCAGTTGTTCTTCTGTCAACagacaaacaatataatttgggAGCACAAGAAAATGAAGTTAGAATCCATTTTACAATCCTAAATGccacaatataaaaataaaaataaaaactttgcTCTTCATTATCACTGCACTTGGAAGGAGAAACACAATATGAAGACTCAAGATCAAGAACTCCAGGAACTGAATCTGAACCAAACTATTAAGCTAATTCATCATGAAATAAGTTTGATGAAGCAATCAAGTCTATGATTAAGTGATTGGATATCTAATGTTAATATCCACTATTTTACTAACCAGGTTCCATAACATCATATCCATCTTCACATTCACATAGGCCTCTTCCTGTTTCTAGGCCATTGGAATAGGTTCTTTGATTATGTATTTCAGTCCCGGCATCATTTGCAAATTCTCCTGTTAAACATGCCTTTACATGAAGTCAACTAAAATATGAAGCAGATTGAGTTTAGTTAAGCAATATAGTCCATTATATTGGACTCTATTAGTTTCTTAAGCACTAATGAAGGTAAAGAACTAACCATGCTTCTGCAGATTAGACTCTGAAGGAGGAAAATGCTCATGTTCAACATTATTAACAGAACCTGTTGAAAACAAAAAGGAACTTGTATCAGTAAAATGCCTAAATAGCCCTTTGAGATTAGTAAATAACTGGatactattttcaaaaaaaaaaaaaaaaaaataactggATACTGATTAATCTGATACTCTAAGGACATAGTGGTGTTATGTGACTACAAACACTCATAGAGAGGAAAAACAAAAAGCTATCCCAGTTTAACCTTCAGCATTGCTGCCTCTAGCTTCTTGTAGGCTATTCTCACTTCTCCTTTCAGTTGCATCAGATACTGAAGGTTTCCCATCATTATCAGGGGCATCCACCTGAATGCCCTGATCCTCCAAGTCTCCATCTTTAAGTATTTCATCTCCTTCAACAAAGACAAACTCAATACTGTTTCTAAGCTTGCTTGACTGTTCCCCAAGTTGCAATGCTTTCTTCCAATCCGCAGTACTAGCAGGTTCTGCAACTTTACCAATgcatttacattatttaatttgatacaaATACACAAACAAAGGGAAATGGATATTGGACCTTTATTAAGAACAGTTAAGAATTGTTCATTTATAGAGATATATCCAGCACCTATGTTCTCTGCATTTCCTGCATGAAGCTCTAGTATGGAAGCATCACACTTATGCTTTTCACTTGAATCAACAAAACCAGCTTTTTCAAATCTTTGGTATCCATCTTCAAGGTTCTCTCCAGGTCTATCATCTAGGGTGTCCTGTAGAACATCATTGGGCACTTTCATGGTGGCAAAGATATTGACACTGTCTGCTGCATTTACAGCCAGCTTCTTTTCACCTGAAAGTTCACCTCTAACAGCATGTTCAACCAATTGAATGGTAGAGCCTATGCCTTTGCTCAATGAACATGCATATTGAAGCTCTGCCACTTCCTCAGTCTGCTTCTCCTTTGTATCCGCTGCAAattagtaataaaattttagtacTTTTCTTGAATAATTAGAATAATCAAtaatcataaaaaataataataaaataaaaaataacctGCCAAATCTGATTGATCAATACATCCATAGGCCTTAGTTGGGGAGATGATCTCAAAAGGAACAGTATCTCTATCAACATTTATGCCATCATATGTTATACTGTGAACAGGATTATGACCAACTAAGTCACCCAGTGACTTCTCAGCATTCTCTTCCAATGAAATGTTAACTTTATCAGATAAGTCTTTTATTTCATCTACAAGAACTTTTTCTTGCTCCACATGATCAGTGTGAGAAGTAACAAGAACTTTTTCTTGCTCCACATGATCAGTGTGAGAAGTAACAAGTTCAGCTTCTTGCTCCACATGATCAGTGTGAGAAGTAACAAGTTCAGCAAATGACTCCTTAACTGCATTATCCAATTGAGGACTATTTACTTCTTCCATCTCTTCTTCTCTATCAACATTTACGCCATCATATGTTTCACAGTGAACTTCTCTATCAACATTTACGCCATCATATGTTTCACAGTGAACAACATTATAAACATTTACGCCATCATATGTTTCACAGTGAACAACATTATAATCTACTAAGCCACCCAGTGGCTTCTCATCATTCTCTTCCAATGAAATGTTAACTTTATCAGATAAGTCTTTTATTTCATCTACAAGAACTTTTTCTTGCTCCACATGATCAGTGTGAGAAGTAACAAGAACTTTTTCTTGCTCCACATGATCAGTGTGAGAAGTAACAAGTTCAGCTTCTTGCTCCACATGATCAGTGTGAGAAGTAACAAGTTCAGCGAATGACTCCTTAACTGCATTATCCAATTGAGGGCTATTCACTTCTTCCATCTCTTCTTCTCTATCAACATTTACGCCTTCATATGTTTCACAGTGAACAACATTATAATCTACTAAGCCACCCAGTGGCTTCTCAGCATTCTCTTCCAATGAAATGTTAACTTTATCAGATAAGTCTTTTATTTCATCTCCAAGAACTTTTTCTTGCTCCAAATGATCAGTGTGAGAAGTAACAAGTTCAGCGAATGACTCCTTAACTGCATTATCCAATTGAGGACTATTTACTTCTTCCATCTCTTCTTCTCTATCAACATTTACGCCATCATATGTTTCACAGTGAACTTCTCTATCAACATTTACGCCATCATATGTTTCACAGTGAACAACATTATAAACATTTACGCCATCATATGTTTCACAGTGAACAACATTATAACCTACTAAGCCACCCAGTGGCTTCTCAGCATTCTCTTCCAATGAAATGTTAACTTCATCAGAGAAGTCTTTTATTTCATCTACAAGAACTTTTTCTTGCTCCACATGATCAGTGTGAGAAGTAACAAGTTCAGCGAATGACTCCTTAATTGCATTCTCCAATTGAGGGCTATTCACTTCTTCCATCTCTTCTTCTCTATCAACATTTACGCCTTCATATGTTTCACAGTGAACAACATTATAATCTACTAAGCCACCCAGTGGCTTCTCAGCATTCTCTTCCAATGAAATGTTAACTTTATCAGAGATGTCTTTTATTTCATCTACAAGAACTTTTTCTTGCTCCACATGATCAGTGTGAGAAGTAACAAGTTCAAAGAATGACTCCTTAATTGCATTCTCCAATTGAGGGCTATTCACTTCTTCCATTTTTTTCCTATTGTCAACTTTAGGAGATAACCTTTGCTTGCTTTGCTTAGCTGACTCTTCAAATTTGTTGCTAGTCATAATAGTATCATCAATGAAGCTTCCAGAATTCATTGGTTCATTGAGGATATCTGTAACTTCTACACAAGACAATACAGCAACTTGAGTGCAGTCCCCAATCTGTAGTGATTTCTTCTCCCCATTACTCATTCTGTCTTCTACTAAGGAAACTTGGGTTTCTGGACTTTTTTCATTAGCTCTGTTCAGTGGCTCAGCTATTACAACCAGTTCATTTTCTCCTgcaatttcatcttctttgccTACAGATTCTGCATAGCCAATCTCTGTCAACTCCTTTTTCTGCATCTCTTTTACACCAGCTGAAACATAGACAAAGAAAACTTATGTCTCTACATGAATAGAGATACAATCATTAATCTCAAATATACTAACATGTAAAGTACAATAGACCATTAGCTCTATAGCTATCAATACATACTAACCTGTCAAGTACAATTGACCGTTGGATTTATAACAATCGATTGTGGAGTTGGCCTCAATGGAAGCACTATCTATGTCAAAATTAAAGTCTTCAGATGGTTCTTGCTCAGCCAAATTAGCAACTTCTAAGTCATCCAATGAATTCTCTACATTCACTTCCATTGAAACTTTCACCATTTCAGCAAAGCCCTTTGACTCAGTCACTGGAATATCCACTATTTGGACTTCAGTATCAGTGTGTAAGTCAACAAGGTCAGACCGTGAATACTCAACTCCACTAACCAATAGAGGGATTTTTACTTCCCCCACTTCTCCTATTCTGTCACCAACATTGTTAGGAgaaacttgattttttttatgtCTTGTCTCTTCAGATTCATTTCCTTCCAAGCAAGATTCATCCATAAGGGGCTCAGTACTTGTTGGTTCTTTTGTGGTTTCTGTATCTGTTATCCCAGACAACAGAGCAACATGGGTGCATTGCTCATTAATCTTTGTTAAGTCCTCAGCTATGGAAACTCCCAATGCCATATTTTTGCTTCCAGAATCTTTGTCTTCACCAACTGGTTGTACAATTTTATCATCTCTAGTAGCATCAACCCTTAACTGTTGGGAAGAAGTTTCAGCAGGTGTGCTCTTCTTATTACATGATTCTTTTTCCACTGCAGCATTCACAGTAGCATTGTGAATTCTCCCAGTTTCATCAGAAGCATTCCTTCTAGATGTCCTCATCTCTTCTGCCACTGTTCCTTCATGTTCATCAAATGATTTGCTTGAGTCGTTGCTTAATTCCCTGCTTGCAACAGTTTTGTTAGAATCAACTTGTTCATCAATGGATGAATTGCAGTAAAGCATAACAGTTTTATGCTTCAGCCCATCAGCTTCAGACATCTCATCATCTTTAATGACCTCCACCTCAAGACTGGCATTCGATGTTAAATGACTTGACAAATTTTGGTTCATATTTTGATGAACATTTCCAAATGTTGCCCCGGATTTTTGTACAGTAGCTCTTCTAGGTGAACCACCTGTTCGTTCTCCAACTTGATTAACCACTTCTAATCTACTCAGAGCTGCACTTTCAGTTTCAAACTGAGTGTTAAATGAAGAACTTCTAGGTGAAATACTTGTTGGTTCTTCAACTTGAATAAGCACTTCTAATCTACTCTCATCTGCAGTTTCAGTTTCAGACATTGCGCCGAATGAGGAAGCTTCCGTCTCTTTGGTAGCTTTCTCAAGCAAAGGCATCATAGAGTTTTGTGGGCTACTTCCAATTGTAGCTTTTGCTGGTTCTTTACCTACTTCATTTTTCTCCAAAGCTGCAATTTCAGTTGCAGGCATAGATGCTTCCACACTCTTGGCAAACTGACTTCTGGCTTTCTGCTCCTTTCTAACCATTTTACTTTTACCAATTCCCTGGTATGGATACTGTGATTCATCCATTTTGGCTGCAGTACGCTTTGATCTCCTCAGTCCCTTGCTTAGTTCCTCTTTAATCTGTTTGTTTTGAGGACCTTCCTCACCAGATTTCTCATTTCTGATACTTGTTTGTCCTCCCATTTTCTTCAATCCTTCATCAATGTCCTCGCTAACTGCAACCTTTTTGTTCCTCAACAATCTCTTTGTGCAAGCTCTGTTTTCGCCATTACTAGAAGCAAAACTATCTTCAGCAATCTTGAGTCCAGCAGCCTCCCGTTTACAAGTTTTCACTTCCAATTTAATCTGATTTCTTCCCAATCTTACCTTCCCAGAGTTTTTGTTCTCATCAAACATTACTGTGTCTTTGGCAAGTGTAACATTCCTCTCCGTGTCTTTGACATTTGAAACATTCCTCTTTGATCTCCTCTGTTCCTTTTTGGGTTCCTCCAAAATATCTTGACTTTGATGAACTCCATCACTGCCTAATGGACCTTGCTTACTCTGTCTTCCACTTCTTCTCAACCCTGCAGTATCttcctctctttctttcttcccTTCCACTGTTATCACCCTATTTCTTAATGATCTCCTAGTGACAACTCCAACCTCCTTATTGTCACCAGTCACCAAGGCCACACCATTTTCAGCACATCTGACTCCATCCATCTCCAATTCTGAAGCTTCAACTTCTAACAGTGCCTGCTTTCTACCCAACCTTCCCCcattattgttttcatttttaccAACATCTCCATTATCCTTCTTCGCTGCATTCCTCTTCGATCGCCTAAATGCACCTTGAGGTTCCTCACCAATCTGTTTACTCTCAGAAACATCCTCAATTCCTTTGGCACTACCCGGGTTTTGTTGCCATTCACTCTTCCTCAGTCCCTCAGCAACACCCTCACTTTCTCTCAAATCTTCATCTTGCATCTCTCTATTCCTCAATGCTCTCCTTGTGGCTACTCTAACTTCATTTTCAGAACATAATTTCTCTACTCTACCGTTACCATTCGAGCCCCTTTTGGTTACCTTCTTCTCAGCATCCCCTTCATCCAACAATTGTAGTCCCCGTGACCGGGTAACTCTAACCGGGCTTCTCTTTGCTGCTCTTTGGTTTAGCTCAACATTACAGGCATTCTCAACAATCAAGCAAGAATTTCCCATCCTTGATTTCCTCCTACACCCCCTTTTTGCAATTGATTTAGTGAACTCAATCAGCTCATTTTCAGGGCTAAACCTAACTTTCTTGGCCTTCCTATTTACACCATCCGAATCATTTTCACCATCACCCACCACCTTCAAACACGACTGCCCACGAATCATGGGCTTTTCTTTTTCACTTCCCTGAACAAAAGAATTACACTCTCAATCTCAAACATAATATTGGGAAAAAGACACTACTACTTGGAAATTAGGTCAAAATTAAAGAAGTGGAAAGGGAAATCGAGAAATGGGTTACCTTAAAAATGGAAGAAAGCCTGTTGGCCATTTCGACATTCGATAAATTCGCAGGAATGCCATGGTTCTTGCACAGCTCTTGAAGTTCCTTCCTTTTCATGCTGTGAAAATCCATCTCTAACTAAAATCAAGATAACATCAGTAAAAAAAACTGAGAGCTAGGAAATGCTGTACTTGGGATAAGGTCTGATTACGAGACAGAATTTTAGTAGGAAAAGTTTAGAGAGGTTTGTTGGGTTTGGTATTTAAAGAGGAGAGAGGGGaagtttgaatttgaattttgaatttaaacaaaaatgggTCCTTCCCGGGTAATTTGTCGATCTGAATTCCGGAAGGTATTTCACGTGCAACAGGCACGTGGGACTTGAAGAATAGTAGCGCGTCCAAATGCAGCTTTACACAAGTACACAACTCAAACAATAAGTTTTATAGCTTAAGCTCAAAATCGTGTGGCAAATCTTCATAATTGTGACTTTTTAAATGAGAAGTTGCTAATTTGAATCCTATTGGGAAATAactcaaacaataaaattttctaCATCTCCTTTGTATGCTTCCCTAAGATCGAGCAATAGTCAGGTTGGTCCACGTTTAAGTTGGTGCGAGCTTGTCGTGGTTATTTTGTGTTGCATGTCGAAAGCGTACTGGTTTATCTTGACTGCAACGTCATTGGACAAATAACGCTTTTAATGCAGTGTTCTATAACACGTAACAGACTCTTTTCTACTCTAGTTTGTTCTCCTACTTTCAGATATATTGCCAGCATTTGTTCACATTGCTTATCTTTTTCAGCACGTATGTATCAACATGTCTTTTCCCATTTCTAGAAAACATTTATTGATAAAAGTAATTGTGAgctatagtaaaaaaaaaaaaaaaaaaaaatgtcgtTTCCAATTTCTAGAAAACATTTATTGATAAACGTAATTGTGagatataataatagtaataataataaacattgtTAAGAGtaggatttgaacccacgccctctCGGACCAGAACCTTGAGCGTGTTGGCCACaactataattaaataatataagttTTTAACATTTAAATTCTTTGTTAAGAATGAAACTTAGTATCCTTAGATAGTCCTGATTGTGAATAAAAGGCCATTGAGCGTGTTGGCCACAactataattaaaagaaaaaaaatatcttttttattaataatttctcTGTTggtgtttagtttttttttttgttttgcatcCCTCGGTGCGACTGTGCGAGGGTTGAAGAAATGTATAGAACGTCTCTATCAAGATAAAGTGGTCTAATTGTATGTAAGTTTGATCAA
This portion of the Ipomoea triloba cultivar NCNSP0323 chromosome 5, ASM357664v1 genome encodes:
- the LOC116020789 gene encoding uncharacterized protein LOC116020789 isoform X2, producing MDFHSMKRKELQELCKNHGIPANLSNVEMANRLSSIFKGSEKEKPMIRGQSCLKVVGDGENDSDGVNRKAKKVRFSPENELIEFTKSIAKRGCRRKSRMGNSCLIVENACNVELNQRAAKRSPVRVTRSRGLQLLDEGDAEKKVTKRGSNGNGRVEKLCSENEVRVATRRALRNREMQDEDLRESEGVAEGLRKSEWQQNPGSAKGIEDVSESKQIGEEPQGAFRRSKRNAAKKDNGDVGKNENNNGGRLGRKQALLEVEASELEMDGVRCAENGVALVTGDNKEVGVVTRRSLRNRVITVEGKKEREEDTAGLRRSGRQSKQGPLGSDGVHQSQDILEEPKKEQRRSKRNVSNVKDTERNVTLAKDTVMFDENKNSGKVRLGRNQIKLEVKTCKREAAGLKIAEDSFASSNGENRACTKRLLRNKKVAVSEDIDEGLKKMGGQTSIRNEKSGEEGPQNKQIKEELSKGLRRSKRTAAKMDESQYPYQGIGKSKMVRKEQKARSQFAKSVEASMPATEIAALEKNEVGKEPAKATIGSSPQNSMMPLLEKATKETEASSFGAMSETETADESRLEVLIQVEEPTSISPRSSSFNTQFETESAALSRLEVVNQVGERTGGSPRRATVQKSGATFGNVHQNMNQNLSSHLTSNASLEVEVIKDDEMSEADGLKHKTVMLYCNSSIDEQVDSNKTVASRELSNDSSKSFDEHEGTVAEEMRTSRRNASDETGRIHNATVNAAVEKESCNKKSTPAETSSQQLRVDATRDDKIVQPVGEDKDSGSKNMALGVSIAEDLTKINEQCTHVALLSGITDTETTKEPTSTEPLMDESCLEGNESEETRHKKNQVSPNNVGDRIGEVGEVKIPLLVSGVEYSRSDLVDLHTDTEVQIVDIPVTESKGFAEMVKVSMEVNVENSLDDLEVANLAEQEPSEDFNFDIDSASIEANSTIDCYKSNGQLYLTAGVKEMQKKELTEIGYAESVGKEDEIAGENELVVIAEPLNRANEKSPETQVSLVEDRMSNGEKKSLQIGDCTQVAVLSCVEVTDILNEPMNSGSFIDDTIMTSNKFEESAKQSKQRLSPKVDNRKKMEEVNSPQLENAIKESFFELVTSHTDHVEQEKVLVDEIKDISDKVNISLEENAEKPLGGLVDYNVVHCETYEGVNVDREEEMEEVNSPQLENAIKESFAELVTSHTDHVEQEKVLVDEIKDFSDEVNISLEENAEKPLGGLVGYNVVHCETYDGVNVDREEEMEEVNSPQLDNAVKESFAELVTSHTDHLEQEKVLGDEIKDLSDKVNISLEENAEKPLGGLVDYNVVHCETYEGVNVDREEEMEEVNSPQLDNAVKESFAELVTSHTDHVEQEKVLVDEIKDLSDKVNISLEENDEKPLGGLVDYNVVHCETYDGVNVDREEEMEEVNSPQLDNAVKESFAELVTSHTDHVEQEKVLVDEIKDLSDKVNISLEENAEKSLGDLVGHNPVHSITYDGINVDRDTVPFEIISPTKAYGCIDQSDLAADTKEKQTEEVAELQYACSLSKGIGSTIQLVEHAVRGELSGEKKLAVNAADSVNIFATMKVPNDVLQDTLDDRPGENLEDGYQRFEKAGFVDSSEKHKCDASILELHAGNAENIEPASTADWKKALQLGEQSSKLRNSIEFVFVEGDEILKDGDLEDQGIQVDAPDNDGKPSVSDATERRSENSLQEARGSNAEGSVNNVEHEHFPPSESNLQKHGEFANDAGTEIHNQRTYSNGLETGRGLCECEDGYDVMEPEEQLRLLFSTPIKDGSACEENANACYMDSNKTSGQFTDASIAGEELRKLFTTSGDVSCPNGNDKCSDQSTNGLESHRCLSNCECGSDSTEQEYQLRLLFSTPTSIKSTSQNDSTHGLEMDRVLCECIEKFDGLEQDDHLRLLFSTPKSVRGTDEENVKDFYMDKMIEASDAELQKNDLPGSVDSEIEETFKFAEPLGAHGNFPCGTEGSNNCYDNLIATFKVEDSLKASDEVSEEPWISSEAVVLQEGFVHGDISQDSQELNVSAIEKRSGEDGPSENNAEINPCAECPDSGAEFSPSSSLKLNLCLGGNMEEKAQQSQVENICSSSKCNYIKKDDIKGCPTAMVDNDQIIANSYLLFDSPSKLHAITDKRNDLDSNSNECSSTNEDNLGGQSLVVAEMSQPSSCGLVDPQESIASSALHVNESNSSTEENKCWRAKAAEMELYTSQPCLKPTHQSTAEIDSDGDKDASLSLEKNGSREEQNANSSLLRKSDTRRILIHATPYKKPMRVDMKENAPAPKGGLIGTLTAARPENRRRPLKDLQWNDGKN
- the LOC116020789 gene encoding uncharacterized protein LOC116020789 isoform X5, with protein sequence MDFHSMKRKELQELCKNHGIPANLSNVEMANRLSSIFKGSEKEKPMIRGQSCLKVVGDGENDSDGVNRKAKKVRFSPENELIEFTKSIAKRGCRRKSRMGNSCLIVENACNVELNQRAAKRSPVRVTRSRGLQLLDEGDAEKKVTKRGSNGNGRVEKLCSENEVRVATRRALRNREMQDEDLRESEGVAEGLRKSEWQQNPGSAKGIEDVSESKQIGEEPQGAFRRSKRNAAKKDNGDVGKNENNNGGRLGRKQALLEVEASELEMDGVRCAENGVALVTGDNKEVGVVTRRSLRNRVITVEGKKEREEDTAGLRRSGRQSKQGPLGSDGVHQSQDILEEPKKEQRRSKRNVSNVKDTERNVTLAKDTVMFDENKNSGKVRLGRNQIKLEVKTCKREAAGLKIAEDSFASSNGENRACTKRLLRNKKVAVSEDIDEGLKKMGGQTSIRNEKSGEEGPQNKQIKEELSKGLRRSKRTAAKMDESQYPYQGIGKSKMVRKEQKARSQFAKSVEASMPATEIAALEKNEVGKEPAKATIGSSPQNSMMPLLEKATKETEASSFGAMSETETADESRLEVLIQVEEPTSISPRSSSFNTQFETESAALSRLEVVNQVGERTGGSPRRATVQKSGATFGNVHQNMNQNLSSHLTSNASLEVEVIKDDEMSEADGLKHKTVMLYCNSSIDEQVDSNKTVASRELSNDSSKSFDEHEGTVAEEMRTSRRNASDETGRIHNATVNAAVEKESCNKKSTPAETSSQQLRVDATRDDKIVQPVGEDKDSGSKNMALGVSIAEDLTKINEQCTHVALLSGITDTETTKEPTSTEPLMDESCLEGNESEETRHKKNQVSPNNVGDRIGEVGEVKIPLLVSGVEYSRSDLVDLHTDTEVQIVDIPVTESKGFAEMVKVSMEVNVENSLDDLEVANLAEQEPSEDFNFDIDSASIEANSTIDCYKSNGQLYLTAGVKEMQKKELTEIGYAESVGKEDEIAGENELVVIAEPLNRANEKSPETQVSLVEDRMSNGEKKSLQIGDCTQVAVLSCVEVTDILNEPMNSGSFIDDTIMTSNKFEESAKQSKQRLSPKVDNRKKMEEVNSPQLENAIKESFFELVTSHTDHVEQEKVLVDEIKDISDKVNISLEENAEKPLGGLVDYNVVHCETYEGVNVDREEEMEEVNSPQLENAIKESFAELVTSHTDHVEQEKVLVDEIKDFSDEVNISLEENAEKPLGGLVDYNVVHCETYEGVNVDREEEMEEVNSPQLDNAVKESFAELVTSHTDHVEQEKVLVDEIKDLSDKVNISLEENDEKPLGGLVDYNVVHCETYDGVNVDREEEMEEVNSPQLDNAVKESFAELVTSHTDHVEQEKVLVDEIKDLSDKVNISLEENAEKSLGDLVGHNPVHSITYDGINVDRDTVPFEIISPTKAYGCIDQSDLAADTKEKQTEEVAELQYACSLSKGIGSTIQLVEHAVRGELSGEKKLAVNAADSVNIFATMKVPNDVLQDTLDDRPGENLEDGYQRFEKAGFVDSSEKHKCDASILELHAGNAENIVAEPASTADWKKALQLGEQSSKLRNSIEFVFVEGDEILKDGDLEDQGIQVDAPDNDGKPSVSDATERRSENSLQEARGSNAEGSVNNVEHEHFPPSESNLQKHGEFANDAGTEIHNQRTYSNGLETGRGLCECEDGYDVMEPEEQLRLLFSTPIKDGSACEENANACYMDSNKTSGQFTDASIAGEELRKLFTTSGDVSCPNGNDKCSDQSTNGLESHRCLSNCECGSDSTEQEYQLRLLFSTPTSIKSTSQNDSTHGLEMDRVLCECIEKFDGLEQDDHLRLLFSTPKSVRGTDEENVKDFYMDKMIEASDAELQKNDLPGSVDSEIEETFKFAEPLGAHGNFPCGTEGSNNCYDNLIATFKVEDSLKASDEVSEEPWISSEAVVLQEGFVHGDISQDSQELNVSAIEKRSGEDGPSENNAEINPCAECPDSGAEFSPSSSLKLNLCLGGNMEEKAQQSQVENICSSSKCNYIKKDDIKGCPTAMVDNDQIIANSYLLFDSPSKLHAITDKRNDLDSNSNECSSTNEDNLGGQSLVVAEMSQPSSCGLVDPQESIASSALHVNESNSSTEENKCWRAKAAEMELYTSQPCLKPTHQSTAEIDSDGDKDASLSLEKNGSREEQNANSSLLRKSDTRRILIHATPYKKPMRVDMKENAPAPKGGLIGTLTAARPENRRRPLKDLQWNDGKN